In Corallococcus macrosporus, the following are encoded in one genomic region:
- a CDS encoding MBL fold metallo-hydrolase produces MRFTLHRGVSLAVLASARTEADHHEDLGCSIQGPTARPVRRAQVPLKRHIASLGREGALREADALIHWLEDTPRYAALCQGSKRRMGRRVLREDVLFPDPLRHRPRVLHLRQDSLGLDVPVRAKDWPVVADLFAALARGATREELRALAITPIVGELLGDLSQAGWLVRHAGPVDVPGPGALFVGHNTVLVAGREGRVLVDPYFRPTGEVDPPGYGALQAGDLGRVDAVVITHSHGDHFHLGSLLPLPRDTRIFVPAVARESLFSTDCALRLKQLGFTRVEPLRWGESRQVADVTVHALPFHGEQPTDGEGPHPDLYNEGNTWLVRSEDFSAAFFADAGHDVRGDMDAVCRRVRKQQGPVDVLFCGVRGFRLPPIFFGFTTLDAFLVNVPRDALTTPQRLMAGPEEALRYGELLGARYVVPCADGGAPWYWREGMGPRYAGYPGEPVAGASNMDENPDADPYPERLAQVRKARREGPQALLLRPGEALRWRGARKPEVLRTPGFEWPFGSWGEPEPQPRSAPRTAQRPRR; encoded by the coding sequence ATGCGATTCACCCTTCACCGCGGCGTCAGCCTGGCCGTCCTCGCCTCCGCCCGGACGGAGGCCGACCACCACGAGGACCTGGGGTGCAGCATCCAGGGGCCCACCGCGCGTCCGGTGCGCCGCGCGCAGGTGCCGCTCAAGCGCCACATCGCCTCGCTGGGCCGCGAGGGCGCGCTGCGCGAGGCCGACGCGCTCATCCACTGGCTGGAGGACACGCCCCGTTACGCCGCGCTCTGCCAGGGCTCGAAGCGGCGCATGGGCCGGCGCGTGCTACGCGAGGACGTCCTCTTCCCGGATCCGCTGCGCCACCGCCCGCGCGTGCTGCACCTGCGCCAGGACTCGCTGGGGCTGGACGTGCCGGTGCGCGCGAAGGACTGGCCGGTGGTGGCGGACCTGTTCGCGGCGCTCGCCCGGGGCGCGACGCGTGAGGAGCTGCGCGCGCTGGCCATCACGCCCATCGTGGGCGAGCTGCTGGGCGACCTGTCGCAGGCCGGCTGGCTCGTGCGCCACGCGGGGCCGGTGGACGTGCCCGGCCCGGGAGCCCTCTTCGTGGGACACAACACGGTGCTGGTGGCGGGCAGGGAAGGGCGCGTGCTGGTGGATCCGTACTTCCGCCCCACGGGCGAGGTGGACCCGCCGGGCTACGGAGCATTGCAGGCGGGGGACTTGGGGCGCGTGGACGCGGTGGTCATCACCCACTCCCACGGGGACCACTTCCACCTGGGCTCACTGCTGCCGCTGCCGCGCGACACGCGCATCTTCGTGCCGGCGGTCGCTCGCGAGAGCCTCTTCTCCACGGACTGCGCGCTGCGGCTGAAGCAGCTGGGCTTCACGCGCGTGGAGCCCCTTCGCTGGGGGGAGTCGCGGCAGGTGGCGGACGTGACGGTGCACGCGCTGCCCTTCCACGGCGAGCAGCCCACGGACGGCGAGGGCCCGCACCCGGACCTCTACAACGAGGGCAACACGTGGCTCGTGCGCTCGGAGGACTTCTCCGCCGCCTTCTTCGCGGACGCGGGCCATGACGTGCGCGGGGACATGGACGCGGTGTGCCGCCGCGTGCGCAAGCAGCAGGGGCCGGTGGACGTCCTCTTCTGCGGCGTGCGCGGCTTCCGGCTGCCGCCCATCTTCTTCGGCTTCACCACGCTGGACGCGTTCCTCGTCAACGTGCCGCGCGACGCGCTGACCACGCCGCAGCGCCTGATGGCGGGCCCGGAGGAGGCGCTGCGCTACGGCGAGCTCCTGGGCGCGCGCTACGTGGTGCCCTGCGCGGACGGCGGCGCCCCCTGGTACTGGCGCGAGGGCATGGGGCCTCGCTACGCCGGCTATCCGGGCGAGCCCGTCGCGGGCGCGAGCAACATGGACGAGAACCCGGACGCGGATCCGTATCCGGAGCGGCTGGCCCAGGTGCGCAAGGCGCGGCGTGAGGGACCGCAGGCGCTCCTCCTGCGGCCCGGCGAGGCCCTGCGCTGGCGGGGCGCTCGGAAGCCGGAGGTGCTCCGCACGCCGGGCTTCGAGTGGCCGTTCGGGAGCTGGGGCGAGCCCGAGCCTCAGCCTCGCAGCGCGCCGCGGACGGCCCAGAGGCCCCGCAGGTAG
- a CDS encoding HYR domain-containing protein: MKRQTGGARAGALGGLCALGLVACTNEEPAGAARSLETRAQGVTSVAKVTAFSSATATKQDTLPDGFTEMDGFALFFSRTRKGLFRTDGTEAGTSLVRDLDPTVDSFQSAPRMVRLGTRAYWLLQGELWTSDGTPGGTRLMLDAPFPSSPTPPVVFNGALYFSVGTSLYRSDGTAQGTQVIATAAMKVTEDGFYDAWRVMGDRLYFACTLGTGSAGMELCATDGTGPGTVLIADVGPGSASGSPSLLGEVNGRLIFSAASTTTSRSLYATDGTDAGPIQLLHVANNYTVGTGQSNFATTLNGRAYLLCATPATGVELCATDGTAAGTQVLDLVPGSTSSNAKGMTRLGDRLYFSACTSQSGCELWSSDGTLAGSAMLKDILPGTAHGFPGPELLPVNGGLLFVALTPSGSGVLWKTDGTADGTVLLKDVVSPQASGGRYGLELTDGVRLGDALLFPADDGVHGQEVWRTDGTAAGTRMVTDVTPVQRDGDASGMRAFDDWLLLGAPTDTGQTGVWRSDGTASGTRPLAAAMGPSSYTPAMAPFGDRLLIARGQELWMTDATAAGTVRFKELPGSGAYGGVVQLPNQVGVFIGSTQFQTVGLWRTDGTDTGTQLTTPIVENARNMGVSNGKAYLTGLYSSLGNELYVSDGTPGGTAFLKDIYVGSKSSEPSGFTPLGTLTLFSADDGVAGRELWKTDGTAGGTARLADLNPGALSSSPTSLHPLGNRVVFWARSPTARLWTTDGTAQGTQPVGAAVTPGFPERFVTWGDVAFFAGAEATTGTELWRTDGTLEGTVQVADLQPGRGSSLPDQLTLVSPSGPLLFAAEDAVGGRELWRLDSPTGVPTRAADVVAGPGSSRPGQLTVNGSAVYFSASDGTGRALFRMSGLVPDTHPPRLGCPPDATVAATSATGAVVTFPAASVRDDSGEVPTARAVPASGGRFPPGLTLVTFSATDAAGNTGTCTFTVTVTPLPGADAGTADAGVPDAGPTQDAGSADAGSADAGTTDAGVPDAGPVDAGSTDAGPNGPGRDAGPGLGEPEPDSRGGCGCQETPVSAPWGLALAGLFAFARRSRKRRTHA, encoded by the coding sequence ATGAAACGACAGACGGGGGGCGCTCGCGCAGGTGCGCTGGGGGGCCTCTGCGCCCTGGGCCTGGTGGCTTGTACGAACGAGGAACCGGCCGGGGCCGCGCGCTCGCTGGAGACGCGAGCGCAGGGCGTGACGTCCGTGGCGAAGGTGACGGCCTTCTCCTCCGCCACGGCCACGAAGCAGGACACGCTTCCGGACGGGTTCACGGAGATGGACGGCTTCGCCCTCTTCTTCTCCCGCACCCGGAAGGGCCTCTTCCGCACGGATGGAACGGAGGCAGGGACGTCGCTCGTGCGCGACCTGGATCCCACGGTGGACTCCTTCCAGAGCGCGCCCCGCATGGTCAGGCTGGGGACGCGGGCCTACTGGCTCCTGCAGGGGGAACTCTGGACGTCGGACGGGACGCCCGGGGGCACGCGGCTGATGCTGGACGCGCCCTTTCCGTCCAGCCCCACGCCGCCCGTGGTCTTCAACGGCGCGCTCTACTTCAGCGTGGGCACGTCGCTCTACCGCTCGGACGGCACGGCGCAGGGGACGCAGGTCATCGCCACCGCGGCGATGAAGGTGACGGAGGACGGGTTCTACGACGCGTGGAGGGTGATGGGGGACCGGCTGTACTTCGCCTGCACCCTGGGCACCGGGAGCGCGGGCATGGAGCTGTGCGCCACGGACGGCACGGGGCCGGGCACGGTCCTGATCGCGGACGTGGGGCCGGGGAGCGCTAGCGGCAGTCCCTCGCTGCTGGGGGAGGTGAACGGCAGGCTGATCTTCTCCGCGGCCTCCACGACCACCAGCCGCTCCCTCTACGCCACGGATGGCACGGACGCGGGCCCCATCCAGCTGCTCCACGTCGCCAACAACTACACGGTGGGCACCGGCCAGTCCAACTTCGCCACGACCCTGAACGGGCGCGCGTACCTGCTGTGCGCCACGCCGGCCACCGGCGTGGAGCTGTGCGCCACGGATGGCACGGCGGCGGGCACCCAGGTGCTCGACCTGGTGCCGGGCAGCACCTCCTCGAACGCCAAGGGGATGACGCGCCTGGGTGACCGGCTCTACTTCTCCGCGTGCACCTCCCAGTCCGGCTGTGAGCTCTGGTCCTCGGATGGCACCCTCGCTGGCAGCGCGATGCTCAAGGACATCCTCCCGGGCACCGCGCACGGGTTCCCCGGGCCGGAGCTCCTCCCCGTCAATGGCGGGCTGCTCTTCGTGGCGCTCACCCCCAGTGGTTCCGGGGTGCTGTGGAAGACGGATGGCACCGCGGACGGCACCGTCCTGCTGAAGGACGTCGTCTCGCCGCAGGCGTCGGGAGGCCGCTACGGGCTGGAGCTGACGGACGGCGTGCGCCTGGGCGACGCGCTCCTCTTCCCCGCGGACGACGGCGTCCACGGCCAGGAGGTGTGGCGCACCGACGGCACCGCGGCCGGAACGCGGATGGTCACGGACGTCACCCCCGTGCAGCGCGACGGCGATGCCTCCGGGATGCGGGCCTTCGATGACTGGCTCCTGCTGGGCGCGCCCACCGATACGGGGCAGACGGGAGTCTGGCGCTCGGACGGCACGGCCTCGGGCACCCGGCCGCTCGCAGCGGCGATGGGCCCGTCTTCGTACACCCCGGCCATGGCCCCCTTCGGGGACCGCCTGCTCATCGCGCGAGGGCAGGAGTTGTGGATGACGGACGCGACCGCCGCGGGCACGGTGCGCTTCAAGGAGCTGCCCGGCTCCGGAGCCTACGGGGGCGTCGTGCAGCTGCCCAACCAGGTCGGCGTGTTCATCGGATCCACGCAGTTCCAGACCGTGGGGCTGTGGCGGACGGACGGCACCGACACGGGCACGCAGCTGACCACTCCCATCGTGGAGAACGCGCGCAACATGGGCGTCTCCAATGGGAAGGCCTACCTCACGGGGCTCTACTCCAGCCTGGGCAACGAGCTGTACGTGAGCGACGGCACTCCGGGGGGCACGGCCTTCCTCAAGGATATTTATGTGGGCTCGAAGAGCTCGGAGCCCTCGGGCTTCACGCCCCTGGGAACCCTGACGCTCTTCTCCGCGGATGACGGCGTCGCCGGCCGGGAGCTGTGGAAGACGGATGGGACCGCTGGCGGGACGGCGCGTCTGGCGGACCTGAATCCCGGAGCGCTCAGCTCGTCACCCACGAGCCTCCATCCCCTGGGCAACCGGGTCGTCTTCTGGGCCCGGAGCCCCACGGCCCGCCTGTGGACGACGGATGGCACGGCGCAGGGCACGCAGCCCGTGGGCGCGGCCGTCACCCCGGGCTTCCCCGAGCGCTTCGTCACCTGGGGCGACGTCGCGTTCTTCGCCGGTGCGGAGGCCACGACCGGGACGGAGCTGTGGCGCACGGACGGCACGCTGGAGGGCACCGTGCAGGTGGCGGACCTCCAACCGGGGCGCGGCTCGTCGCTGCCGGACCAACTGACGCTCGTCTCGCCGTCGGGCCCGCTGCTTTTCGCCGCGGAGGACGCCGTGGGAGGCCGGGAGTTGTGGCGGCTGGACTCGCCCACGGGGGTGCCCACGCGCGCCGCGGATGTCGTCGCCGGGCCGGGCTCCTCCCGCCCCGGGCAGCTCACGGTGAACGGCTCGGCCGTCTACTTCTCCGCGAGCGACGGGACGGGCAGGGCGCTGTTCCGGATGTCGGGGCTGGTCCCGGACACCCACCCGCCCAGGCTCGGCTGTCCGCCGGACGCGACGGTGGCCGCCACGAGCGCGACGGGCGCGGTGGTGACCTTCCCCGCGGCGAGCGTGCGCGATGACTCGGGCGAGGTGCCCACCGCGCGCGCGGTTCCGGCTTCGGGTGGGCGCTTCCCGCCGGGGTTGACGCTGGTCACGTTCTCGGCGACGGATGCCGCCGGGAACACCGGGACGTGCACCTTCACCGTCACCGTGACGCCGCTGCCCGGAGCCGATGCGGGCACGGCGGACGCAGGTGTTCCAGATGCAGGCCCCACGCAGGACGCGGGCTCGGCCGATGCCGGTTCGGCGGACGCAGGCACGACGGACGCGGGCGTTCCGGACGCGGGCCCGGTGGATGCAGGGTCAACCGACGCGGGCCCCAACGGCCCGGGACGTGATGCCGGCCCCGGCCTCGGCGAGCCGGAACCCGACTCCCGAGGCGGCTGCGGCTGTCAGGAGACGCCGGTTTCGGCGCCGTGGGGCCTCGCCCTGGCCGGACTCTTCGCCTTCGCGAGGCGTTCGCGGAAGCGGCGGACGCACGCATAG
- a CDS encoding pyridoxal-dependent decarboxylase, with protein sequence MSLRRRLVGTAKRQLKQTLGPVVQRAMAPARAFLPPETWGLESRGGQGLFLEGVSLSKLAGEYGSPLHVVHLAALHRNADAFQAVPPGAAGGCEVYYSYKTNPVPGVLSALHARGVGAEVISAYELWLALKLGVAPERIVYNGPVKSDASIRESITRGIGLLAANHREELDVFSRHAAELGKRPRVAVRVTTATGWTSQFGTPIAGGQALAAYRQAMASGNLDVVGLHAHRGELIRTEGELEGFVGSVLDFADELHRELGLDLEVLDLGGSLCTPTVEHIEQKDWRLNLTFQRDLPAPDHAAALSIERYVAKVVSQVEAHYAKQGRKRPRIFLEPGRAMTGNTQLLLGRVHALKDGGERTWAVLDMGINHAECVRNEYHQLFHVERPTEPAHRAYTVVGPICTPGDTLYHAVRLPELKVGDTLAIMDAGAYFVPFGTSFSFPQPAIVGVEGGKVRRLRRAETHEDLITFDDLAPAAPSRAAS encoded by the coding sequence GTGAGCCTGCGTCGTCGTCTCGTTGGAACCGCCAAGCGGCAGTTGAAGCAGACCCTGGGGCCCGTGGTGCAGCGCGCGATGGCCCCCGCGCGCGCCTTCCTCCCTCCGGAGACATGGGGCCTGGAGTCGCGGGGCGGCCAGGGCCTTTTCCTGGAGGGCGTGTCGCTGTCGAAGCTGGCCGGTGAGTACGGCTCGCCGCTGCACGTCGTCCACCTGGCGGCGCTGCACCGCAACGCGGACGCGTTCCAGGCGGTGCCCCCGGGCGCGGCGGGCGGCTGCGAGGTGTACTACTCGTACAAGACCAACCCGGTGCCGGGCGTGCTGTCCGCGCTGCACGCGAGGGGCGTGGGCGCGGAGGTGATCTCCGCCTATGAGCTGTGGCTCGCGCTCAAGCTGGGCGTGGCGCCGGAGCGCATCGTCTACAACGGCCCGGTGAAGTCGGACGCGTCCATTCGCGAGTCCATCACGCGGGGCATCGGCCTGCTGGCGGCGAACCACCGCGAGGAACTGGACGTGTTCTCCCGCCACGCGGCGGAGCTGGGCAAGCGCCCGCGCGTGGCCGTGCGGGTGACGACGGCCACGGGCTGGACGTCGCAGTTCGGCACGCCCATCGCGGGAGGCCAGGCGCTGGCGGCGTACCGTCAGGCGATGGCGTCGGGGAACCTGGACGTGGTGGGGCTGCACGCGCACCGGGGCGAGCTGATCCGCACGGAGGGAGAGCTGGAGGGCTTCGTCGGCTCGGTGCTGGACTTCGCGGACGAGCTGCACCGCGAGCTGGGGCTGGACCTGGAGGTGCTGGACCTGGGCGGCAGCCTCTGCACGCCGACGGTGGAGCACATCGAGCAGAAGGACTGGCGGCTCAACCTCACCTTCCAGCGGGACCTGCCCGCGCCGGACCACGCCGCGGCGCTCTCCATCGAGCGGTACGTGGCGAAGGTGGTGTCCCAGGTGGAGGCGCACTACGCGAAGCAGGGCCGCAAGCGCCCGCGCATCTTCCTGGAGCCGGGCCGCGCGATGACGGGCAACACGCAGCTGCTCCTGGGCCGCGTGCACGCGCTCAAGGACGGCGGCGAGCGGACGTGGGCGGTGCTCGACATGGGCATCAACCACGCGGAATGCGTGCGCAACGAGTACCACCAGCTCTTCCATGTGGAGCGGCCGACCGAGCCCGCGCACCGCGCGTACACGGTGGTGGGCCCCATCTGCACGCCGGGCGACACGCTGTACCACGCGGTGCGGCTGCCGGAGCTGAAGGTGGGTGACACGCTGGCCATCATGGACGCGGGCGCGTACTTCGTGCCCTTCGGCACGTCGTTCTCGTTCCCGCAGCCGGCCATCGTGGGCGTGGAGGGCGGGAAGGTGCGGCGTCTGCGCCGGGCGGAGACGCACGAGGACCTCATCACCTTCGACGACCTGGCGCCCGCCGCCCCCTCGCGCGCGGCGAGCTGA
- a CDS encoding class I SAM-dependent methyltransferase has protein sequence MAGELDTPTRGRTARGRLRALDAYLCQFEAALLTRTEDAWARAVFVDVGFGEHPWTTLESAAAFRALNPALSVVGVELEPERATAAARAHSDARTHFREGGFALPLSPDEPARLVRAMNLLRQGPPERIPEAHLSMSRHLLPGGLLVEGSSDTDGAVLVAHLLRRTPEAEVPAREGLLFHTDFSRGFAPLLLRDWLPRDLRRRVRPGEPMHAFFQAWEAAWKAARAEGQTAPPDAFAGSVLRLARMTPGVATDAWLLAHGFLRWTPPGGTPA, from the coding sequence ATGGCTGGTGAGCTGGATACCCCCACCCGGGGCAGGACCGCGCGCGGGCGCCTGCGAGCGCTGGACGCGTACCTGTGCCAGTTCGAGGCCGCGCTCCTCACGCGCACGGAGGACGCGTGGGCCCGCGCCGTCTTCGTGGACGTGGGCTTCGGAGAACACCCGTGGACCACGCTGGAGAGCGCCGCGGCCTTCCGCGCGCTGAACCCGGCGCTGTCGGTGGTGGGCGTGGAGCTGGAGCCTGAGCGCGCCACCGCCGCCGCGCGGGCGCACTCGGACGCGCGCACGCACTTCCGCGAGGGCGGCTTCGCGCTGCCGCTGTCCCCGGACGAGCCCGCCCGCCTGGTGCGCGCCATGAACCTCCTGCGCCAGGGGCCTCCGGAGCGCATCCCCGAGGCCCACCTCTCCATGTCGCGTCACCTGCTGCCCGGGGGGCTGCTCGTGGAGGGCTCCTCCGACACGGACGGCGCGGTGCTGGTGGCCCACCTGCTGCGCCGGACCCCGGAGGCGGAGGTCCCCGCGCGCGAGGGGCTCCTCTTCCACACCGACTTCTCCCGGGGCTTCGCGCCGCTGCTCCTGCGCGACTGGCTGCCCCGCGACCTGCGCCGCCGCGTCCGCCCTGGCGAGCCCATGCACGCCTTCTTCCAGGCGTGGGAGGCGGCATGGAAGGCCGCGCGCGCGGAAGGCCAGACGGCACCCCCGGACGCGTTCGCCGGGTCCGTCCTGCGCCTTGCCCGGATGACCCCGGGGGTGGCCACGGACGCCTGGCTCCTTGCCCACGGCTTCCTGCGGTGGACCCCACCTGGCGGGACACCGGCTTGA
- a CDS encoding carbamoyl-phosphate synthase, which translates to MQEAAFSGGAPAAAIAARPPALLFSANFYGTLAAARCLGRHGVDVTVADTGRLGPASYSRFVSRRVQCPPESQPEAFLQWLVDFGLREPVKHVLYPTSDELAWLIAAHRSKLEDLFHLYDPGVDAVYGLLNKRRLYELGTEAGLHLPRTWFPQSEEDLEEVRREAKFPVLLKPTTQILHATHRKGQPVSSPDDLAREYREFARDTYAPMLVKFDPAVVNPMVQEFHPEAAEGIYSLSGFVDESGELFEARAAMKVLQRPRRLGVGVCFESAPLRPDLVAGLTRLCKKLGYHGVFEVEFIQTKDSYLLIDFNPRFYGQMGFDIARGLPLPLLAYHAATGDRDALKRAVEDARDAAAAHEDAVFCNRIALEMLLNLQRLSGALPADEARQWRQWFNTHKETAVDPLIDGDDMMPAAVELATISYGAARHPRAFLRMMVFNR; encoded by the coding sequence ATGCAAGAGGCCGCCTTCTCCGGTGGGGCCCCCGCGGCCGCCATCGCGGCCCGCCCCCCGGCGTTGCTGTTCTCCGCCAACTTCTACGGCACCCTGGCCGCCGCGCGCTGTCTGGGCCGCCACGGCGTGGACGTGACGGTGGCGGACACCGGCCGGCTGGGCCCGGCCAGCTACTCGCGCTTCGTCAGCCGCCGCGTGCAGTGTCCGCCGGAGTCACAGCCGGAGGCCTTCCTCCAGTGGCTGGTGGACTTCGGCCTGCGCGAGCCCGTCAAGCACGTGCTCTACCCGACGAGCGACGAGCTGGCGTGGCTCATCGCCGCGCACCGCTCCAAGCTGGAGGACCTCTTCCACCTCTACGACCCGGGTGTGGATGCGGTGTACGGGCTGCTCAACAAGCGCCGCCTCTACGAGCTGGGCACGGAGGCCGGCCTGCACCTGCCGCGCACCTGGTTCCCGCAGTCCGAGGAGGACCTGGAAGAGGTGCGCCGCGAGGCGAAGTTCCCGGTGCTGCTCAAGCCCACCACGCAGATCCTCCACGCCACGCACCGCAAGGGGCAGCCGGTGTCGTCCCCGGACGACCTGGCGCGCGAGTACCGCGAGTTCGCGCGCGACACGTACGCGCCCATGCTCGTGAAGTTCGACCCGGCCGTGGTGAACCCCATGGTGCAGGAGTTCCACCCGGAGGCCGCCGAGGGCATCTACAGCCTCTCCGGCTTCGTGGACGAGTCCGGCGAGCTCTTCGAGGCGAGAGCCGCGATGAAGGTCCTCCAGCGTCCGCGCCGCCTGGGCGTGGGCGTCTGCTTCGAGTCCGCGCCGCTGCGCCCGGACCTCGTCGCGGGGCTCACCCGGCTGTGCAAGAAGCTGGGCTACCACGGCGTCTTCGAGGTGGAGTTCATCCAGACGAAGGACTCGTACCTCCTCATCGACTTCAACCCGCGCTTCTACGGGCAGATGGGCTTCGACATCGCGCGGGGGCTGCCCCTGCCGCTGCTCGCGTACCACGCGGCCACCGGGGACCGGGACGCGCTCAAGCGCGCGGTGGAGGACGCCCGCGACGCCGCGGCGGCGCACGAGGACGCGGTGTTCTGCAACCGCATCGCGCTGGAGATGCTGCTCAACCTCCAGCGGCTGTCCGGCGCGCTGCCGGCCGACGAGGCCCGGCAGTGGCGGCAGTGGTTCAATACCCACAAGGAGACGGCGGTGGATCCGCTCATCGACGGGGACGACATGATGCCCGCCGCGGTGGAGCTGGCCACCATCTCCTACGGGGCCGCCCGCCACCCGCGCGCCTTCCTCCGGATGATGGTCTTCAACCGCTAA